GAGTACCTCATTGTTGCCGTAATCAATGTAATGCACATAGGCCGTTGTTTCAGTGCAGCTAATAATCTTCGCTCTATACCATTGGTTGTCTAAAGATTTGGCCGCGCACAATAAATGTGCCTCCGGTTTCAGTTTTTGTCTAGGCTCAGCATAATATTGTGCGAGATCTTCCAATAGTTTAGCTTCGAGCTCGATGTCCGAGTATCGTTGCAACCAGATGCTGGCTGAATGTTCTGCATATGACACAGACACTTTCTGAGTCGAACTTATAATAGGCAGCGGACATATGGGCAATATCTTGTTATCCTCTTCTTCTGTATTTATTATTCCGTTGCCGGATAAATcgtacaattttacaaaaagccTATATAAAcggcaaatattaatattcaagaaaataagttTAAGAATAAGTTTTCTCGAaacttatttttgtataataaaataaaaattacctgTTATCTTCAACTTCTTTTACACGAATCAGTACCTCTTTTCCTTCAAATTCTTTCAATTGTTTGTCCAAGTCGGGAGATGCTGGCACATTGTACAGAGAGCATTCTAATGCTTGATTTTGCATAATCGCGAGGTCTCCAGGTAGCGCCAAAGCCttgaaattgttatatttttacagacatgaaataaatgattatataacaaatttctatttaaacaATACAGTGTATCGTAATCTAAAGTTGCAGCGTGATGTATGGTATCAACTTGCACCTATCAATAAGATCTGTGTAAAAGTTTTTGTAATATGACTAAATAAACTCACGCTATCTTGTATTTCATCATACGCCCCGGTATCAATAAGTTTTACATCAAACCTGGTAGACCGTGAACAGTCAATTATTACAGCTCGCCACCAAGTTCCATTTGCATTGATAAGACAACCCGCGCCAAGACACATCTCGTGGCTTGATAATCGCGGCATCACCTGACATTATCATAACTTCTTTTTATCAATACAATTTGCTTGTACTCATGCGATGAATCATACATACGGCAGGCTGAATCGTAAGCTATGTCAATGTGAAGTTGTTGTTAGAACaatgttacaattaattattgattatgcAGTTGTTAATACCATACATCGTGCAATGAAATTGAGacatcttatttaaaaattttaaatcttatttaaataatgttagcATGACGGAAATATATGATTCGATTCAGGttgaatgttataaatttagtaacatgattaatattaattttatgacatAATTAGTCGTTTACATTAACAAAACAtaaacgtttaaaatttataaataaattacacatttatgtattctaaaaaataatacatagtTCAATCCGcgattgtttaaacaatttatcacatataaaaGATGCtagaagataaattattacgatgACAAACTTATATTagtttatatttgttatatatgtgTTAGAAAATGGGATgctatatttttcagattttttataatatatataaataatatgatagcATATGAGACGCAGTCGCAGTAATGTAAATTACCCTAAATAATACCTCTGTATTTTTATCAGCCATATACTTGtcaacaatgttttcacactTGGAAGCTGACGGGTGCTGGACGTGAAACCGAAGTGTACTTTCTACATTAGAAACTCTCATTTTGAGAGTCTGACCACTCAACAGATTTATGTCCATTCTTTCTACTTCTGTTTCTGCAActaaaaatgttgtaatttaaatacaaatagaaaaatatcatatttttaatatttaatataaatatgcaatttttctcatcttaaaaaataccaccaaacaatttttattataaattacgatattgagtattaataaatttaaataattcttaccACAAGCTGTTTCGGTAAAAGTTTTTGTAGCAAAGGATGCAAGATTTTTTTGTACTAACATATCACTCACATTTTGTCCGTCGTGAGTTAATGAAACCGTGTAATTATTGTTACTAAAATCATAAAAGATACATTCGTACTTGTCagcattaaaacaattatcgAGTGCATCAGTGTCCATTTCGGACCAACTCAAGTTATTATTAGGTACAATATCTTTCAAGGAACACTGCACCGCCAGTTTAGGCAATTGCATGAATTTCTTCTCGACAGAATATATACTACGTTGACTCAGAATTGCGCAATTTCCAAAATCTATATATTGAACTACATATGCATCCACCTGTGCACGTGTAGTTTTCTGTTCAATGCTTACAACTTCTGCTCGATAAAGAGCCTTGTCTTCAGAAAACATTGCTATAACTGCTGAACCAACCTAAAACAAtcatttttccatttattcgTTCATTACACGTGTTATGGATACACTTTTTAAAATACGAAAGTAATAAACTTTGACAGAGTAGCGTAAATTACCTCTAATTTATGCGTTACAGGTTTCCTACCAGCGTATGTCTTTTGGATCTCATTCATCATTGCTTTAAATTCTGCTTCTTTAGTTAATATTTGACAGTAGAATTTATTAGGATTTATGAACCATGTAACGATTGCATCACATGTAAATTCAGGTTCGTAAGAAGTTACTTGCCACTTCGAATCAAAAGGAGCATAATCTGGAACTACTGGTATTTCCTGTGTCGTCACTTTAAGTGCTTTCTTATTTAATGCAGCTGTTTGTGTCAAGTCTACGCCCGCGCAAAATTCctcattaatataattattgttcggTTCACCTTCGATGATTTCGCGTAACAATACTTCGTATACTCCGTTCTCTTCATTGACAAATTCAACCTGTAACGATTTTCCTTCGACTTTTTCTGAGAAAATCGTATATTTGTTTTCGTTAGCGTTTATATTCGTCAGtccaaataatttacattgtatCGCTTGCATCGGTAGCTTTAGAAACTCgtcttgaataattttaattttcgtgaAATCAACTGATTCCATGTTTCCATAATCTATGAATTTTACAATCGCACTAGTCTCTTCTAGAGATTTGATTATTGCTCTATACCACTTAAGATCCACCGAATATTGAGCAATGCAACATACTCCACATTGTATCTGAGAAACTTGCATCGTTTCTCCGCCGTTCTCATAAAATGCAGCAATGTTTTCCACAATAACGTCCAGTTCCAAACAATCAGGATTtaactgaataaaaaagtcTGTCGGATCATTAATAAATACCACTTCGCAATTCTTCATGGTGCCAAgagtaatatttatagatgAAAATTGTGAGCCTGCATtagcaattaaattattctgtaacgttttattagtattatttgAATCCCATTCACAAGTATTTATCTGCAAATAATGATATGTATTCatgtaatatcaattaattaatattaatcattattaattactattactaATTTTACCtgattatatgaaacattGCTCGTATCACTCTTTTCACTCCTGAATTCATTATTACTCTTGTTGTAATCACCTGTattgaacaataatttattaaataattatgtttatattatacaaatataaattataaaatatcaagtgtATCTTAACGTTAATTACCattaaatttctcatttctaTAGATGGGCTTAGTTGGCTTTTTGTTATTCCAGTTTGGAGTTTGAAATTTATCTGTTTTGTTATCAAAACGGTTTCCTCCTCGATCATCATTAAAGCTACGATTAAAACCACTTTTCCCACGTTTAGTACCATCCTTTGAAGAATCTGAATCTTTGTCGCTAAGTGTCGATTTATCGGCAAAACTGTTATGATTGTACCTCCGTTCATTGCCACCAAATCGATTTCCACCATCTCGAGTGGTTCCTCTGGCACCtctattaaatgtatttgCTTCACCCTTATCGTATTTGTTATACGATCTCTCATTTCTATCTCTGCTGTACCTATTATTCACACCTTCGTCCTTAGAGAATCGATCGTTTTGCGGACTATCACGATGTGAATAATTGAGTTTTTCCCGTCTATTATTATCGTATTGTTTCTCTTGTGACCATTCATCTCTCCAGGTGTTCGGCTTGTTGTCTTGGAAAGACTTAGCATTTTGATTATGATTCCAAGAATCCGTGTTATTCTTCTTATTATATCTGTCTTTATTTTCACTGTAAGGAAACATGCAGttatgttgaaataattttattataaatggcACAAATAacaaagaagagagaaatatagtgatgcaaaaatattaagaacaaTTGAATAGTCTAAtgagaattatttatcaatcatTCTTATTGTCAGTATTATTACTTTGTACAATACAGTCTAAAAATTGTTACCATGGAATTTCTTCAAGCAACGTTTCTCAGTTATTACTAAAGTACAaatgataaaacaaatataacacAGAACAGTCTTTTTTCAACtgtactaaaaatttaaaaaagcattgCATTATTGTTACGTTTACCGtgttgtttatatttttcaattgaatataaaatcagGAAATTAATTGAATGAATTATGCACAATTATGCATGTCACAATAGATTgctttttacataattttataaataataatatttaatattgaatatttattacctTTGGAAATCATTCGTTGTTTTTATAGAATGTTGAACTTCTTCGTTTCGCGAGCTTATTGTAGAATCGTCAGTTTTATCACAGAATATATTGTTCAACAGTTGGGGATGAATGCTCCTCATTGTGTCAAATTCAAACAAATCCACTAATAGGCCATCGGGTTGTGCAGCAACTACTTTCATGTAAAAACGTTTCTCGAGTGTCAATTTTTCGAAATGAGTAGAAACGTCTTGATCTGATGAAAGCACCTCATAACCATTCAATGCACATTTCAAAGCTTGTGCCGGCAATTTCGTCACTAAATCGTCGTGAATGGCACGAATCGAAAGAATGGATAATACTTCCTCATTGCCATAATCAACATATACCACTTTCACTTGATCTCCAACAATATTAAGGATTTGCGCACGATACCTAAAAAAgattagtataattattaacttacAGAATAGCAATTAATAACAGAGAAATGTTGTTGCAAAACTTACCACTGTGATTCGTACAGAGCGGCACAGGGCAAGCCTGGTTTTAGTTgctcaatatttaaaacagcTGCGGTGTTAGCATACTGTGTCAAGCCAGCCATTATTGAGTCGAGGGACCTTATCCCATTTTCAAGTTGAACAAAGAATCTTTTACACGACTCCACGTAAGAGACATACACAATTTCCTGAATATCTTTCGATAATCGTCGTAATTGTGGATAGGAATGCGTTATCGGCATTGCAGCAGCTGGCGGTGGGAATGCTTTCTTCAGCATGTCCTTTATGTTAACATTGTTGTCGTACAAGTCACCATATTGAATTAACGGCGGTCCTTCTGGTGGACGGACATGTAGAACGAGTACTTTTCTGTGTACTAATTCTGTGAAGTACTGTTTCATTTCCTGTGTAACATTCAGTTCTTTTAGGCCGCTTAATGTAAACCTAATGGAAAGCACTTTGGGGTTAATGTACTCAGGTGGCAACTGGAAGATATCGGTATATGGTAGGACTTCTGTATGGCCAAAATCAACATAATACAATTTGCATTTATGTTCCATCACTGACATTACAACCGCCCGACATAGCACGCCGTCTCCTGTGTAGCGTCCCAAACAAACTGATCCTGGCAATGGTGGTTCTTGCAACGATTGCTTGGGACGGCTGTTTATTTCGTTCATAAGACGAGTCAGTACATCTTTCGTGCTTTCAACCTGCACGGAAAATTTTTGCGGGCCGTCTTCTACACACGATATTAACACTTCATGTTTGGAACCTATATCTAATACTCGAGATTTGAATACAAGTGCTTCTTGGACAGGCGATGACTGTGGTGGTGCTACCACTTGAGCAGCAGGTTTGTATTGATTTATGCCAGTGCAAAAGGtcttatgatatatattaGTATTGTGATTCATGTTTGGATTTTGTATTATTGGCATTGCAACATAATTATTCACATTTCCCTTGTTTTGTGGTTGGTATGGCATTGGCATTTGAGATTGCTGAGGTATTGGTATTTGAGGTTGCAGTACAAGATTTGgtctaaaaaaaatagacaaatatttaagtatcataacataaaaaaaaagaaagatgtaATCCTAAGAAATCTCTATAAGTTTACCTGAACATATCTTGTATGGAAGCTGGTAAAGCCATACGTTCTTTCACCAATAGTTCGCTAAAGTCTTCATTGTTGTACCACAATTTTATCAGGCAACGATTATTCATTGTATGAACCGATGTAGCTCTGTACTCATTGTAACATAGATTTCTTTTAATCGTCTCGATTATTCTATTTTCCCAAACGCAATTTATAGGCATCACATTAGCCAATATGAATTCTGCAGCTATTGCTGGAACAGTTTGCAGAGATTCTGAACCAGGTATATTCTCCATTAGATGGACATCATTTGGTGATAAAATCTCTATATTGCcataatcaataaattgaaCGACCATCATGTTATCCGGACGAATACTAAGTATTTTTGCTCGATAATATCCATCAGTTTGGAATCGAGCACAGCACAGTGAACCAATCAATCTATTGGCCTTGGAAGAAGAAACATATCCCTGATTGAAATGTTCTATTAGAGAATATATCTGACGCTCCACAAGAGCAGCATTCGATTTGTCCACTTGGCCCCAGATCTTCAAATATGTGTCGTCTGGTTCAACATGGGTGACGAAAATAACGAATTCGGAGGACGGCTGCATCATTTTGATCACTTTAATCTATGTGTTTAAGTCAAATCGTTTTTCCTTTTGTGTAATAGCTTTCTTTCTTGTATTTTTCGTCTTTGTTTGAACAATTCTCATCAATCTATaacatataacaaatattgatttacaaGGATCcgaattcttttttctaacCGTTACATCAATGAGACTAGATTATGCATTGCGACactaatgcaaatataatatgtaaatataatatgtaaatataatataatttatgccaTTCGAGCGTTGTGCaataagcaaatatttctattctgAATTGAGTTTACAACTATAAATCGTCTTCAATTCTATATATCTCATGTCCTTTGTTTCCATCTCAGGATGATATCACCTGTGCAGTATGAGATTGTAATATGAGATTTTGATTATAGCCGCGTTCTAATATGTACTGCCAGTACGAAAAGGTAacgtgaattataaatttcagtgGCAGTGAATATCAGAATGTAATCGTAAATTTACACTATtcctatatttatattctacatatttataattaacccATGAACGTATTTTTGTAGGTCATTCATCGAGTTTCTCAAGACATAAAAGTCGTAGAGAATTGTTGAATCAATCAATTTTGTCCTTGCTATCGACTTTCccgaaaatatttgtatacacATATGCGCATAACGAtaaaaacttttgaaaaaacATGAGACGAAACATGCAACATTCGAATGTTATAGCAGCATTGTTACCTGGAACTTAATACAGTTATTCCTGcgttgttttctttatttgagtTTTTTAGTGATTAACGAAGCTACTGCCACATCTCACTCTGCTTCGAAAATCACACCATTACTTACGGCGCTTATCTTTTGCTAACAGCACAAAACTAACGGCAAGATCcttcgaataaaaatttcttgtgTACACCGAACTCTACGTCCCATATACTGGAACGCTATATACTGTAGGCCGCAGGCTAACGAAGAGGGCAGCAGAATAGCtgtgtctcttttttttttttttggtagaTGCGTTGAGCCTCtgtctttgatattttttttgtatctgtatatatttatgcataaataaaaaaattccacaaataaaattattgcaaatcatGAATTCTATTCcacttgtttttaaattttatatattaaatttatttatacaatatatttcacaCATACTAGAATATCATCATGTCTTTTTTAGTCTTTTTAAGGATAAACTGTGtaaattattgaagaaaatgtatttttatttttatatataatacacaaaagAAGATAATTCGAATTCTTAACATCAAAGATTACaagttttattcaaaattagcGATTATTGATTACTGAGTATTGCACTCATTTTTCTCGCaagaataaatgttttttctttgttatacatttttacgcGTCCTTTTAAGACAtgaacacattttttattagaaattttaatgttttagaagaattataatatctttatcttattttacagaactaattattttcactAAAGCTATACTCTTGTTATACAATACAATGGCTCTTAAAGTTAAACttttaagtacattatttattaacaagttTATTATACTGTAAATTATAGATCTATCTTTCCAAACTATTGTAACTTTCaatgacaataaaattaatacttttttcaatttattaacttttagagagctatgttttttttaaattataaaacttttgttctaAGAAACAATCTACTGTTTAAGCTATTCAAAAAGTTTTCCAAGTTttgtctataaaaaataaattaaaaaaataaaaactttccaaaaaacCAAACATATGTTTAACATATAACTAGCTTCAAAACATAATGCTGATTTCCACATAATAACATCTtgcagtttttcttttttagaaaaGACTAATGATGATCATGATGATGAAATAAtgatcaatttaatataattgaacaatatttgtaatcaaaagagtattaaataatacctATTTAACTCGAAAGACTATATTGTGTACATCAATTTTCGTACTCTTGTAATTGAGCAATGCAGTTTGCTAGATTAATCAAGTTTGTACATTATCGCACTTTTAGCAAACGCAATATCTTATATTTGTGAGTAATACTATCTTATTGAGATGAAtagtagaataaaaaaacagaaaacatATCGAACATTCCTAAGCATGATCGGTGATAAGTTTGTGTTCAATATCTGTAGCTATGAGAAAGTAAGATGATCCGGAATGGTTGCATCCTCTGTATCCTCTTCAAATTCATTATTACTGTTTAAAGCGTTATAATCATTGTTTAAAGATAGATGTTCTCTCAGAACCAAAGAACGCATCTGTTCTAGAATCTGATGCAAAGAATCCGATCTCTGATCTATTCTATCGTTTAGAGGTGTAGCATCGCCACTTGTTGTCCCGCCTGCAGGTGTCTGTGGTGTGTTACTAGGTGGTATAGGAGTATTCGTGCCATCTCCTGTACCTGTAAGCATATGATGTTCTTCATTGACAAAAGATATTTAGCTAGAATCATATTTAGTGAAAATCATATGAGACATTTGTAATGAATTATgttgcttttattatattgcttCATACCCATACTATCGCTCGCAGGACTAGCTGGCCGCTCTGCACCCCTTATTTCTCTTACAATCTCCTCGTCTTGTACATTAAGTCGTAATCCGGCAACTCCTTTTCTTGgaacattatataaatctcTTTTAATCCTTCTTCGTCTAGAAGGATCATTTCTGCGCAATTGAAACATTGAACCAAAATCAGCGATGTAAAGGAATCCTGCTATCAGTAACTCGCAAGTCCTTTTTCCTTGTTTATATGCCGTTTCTAATTCGTTACTTGTACGTTGATCATATTGCCACCAACCTGTaagaatttgtttataaaagaGTGAAGTATgttctatattataataaaaatatcatttgcaaataaataaaaaaatattagaaaaattgaagaaaaattaggaaaaaatacaaaagaaagaaatgttaattgcaaaatataattttattaataaaataagtctAACTcagataatacattatatagcAAGTATCTcttcaatattaattgttatttaattaattcttttgtataacgtacttttaaaattaatgcatttacattttttcacaGAAGTATTATATGTGGTATTGTTCATACTTATGGAATGCTTtgttgtaattgtaataatcaTGCGCTATATAGCTTttgtaaaatgataaatgaataaatgtagttcaatgtaatattgaaatttaaaaataaaatagattttattttaattaaattggatAAATATATGTTGCAAGTATTATCGTACACCCGAGACACCCTTGCATGGGGCACTTTTTTCGTCACGTTTAATATTACGTTTGTAACGTGGATTGTTCTTTCTATattgacatttattttcaaagtcaATTATGTAAAGCATTCCACAGATCAAAAGTTCGCATCGCGCATTCCCTAGCTTGTAAATAGTCTCCAGATCATTGCTTGTCCTTGGATCATATTTCCACCAACCTAAGGAGGGGTAGGATATCAACTTACAGTGCACCCACatataaatagtttaaaagcATTTCCAAGCTAttgcaaatttgtaatatgtcATACACATAAATGTAATGTTGAAAGTGATCTCCATAAGCATTTACTATTAAAAGATGTGCATTTTAAAGAACAAAatgtaatctaaaataatactttaccATTTCGACCTTCGTAAAACCAATGATATTCTTCTTCCGAATGTTCCAACTCCTTCTGAGACTCTTCAACTTCTACCAGTTGAGGTTTCTCAAGGAAATCTGGTGGAATCTCTTGGCGACACATTGGACATCGTTTGCTCTGATTAGCAACACCCTTTACACATAGATAGCAGTAAATATGACTGCAGGGTAATCTTGCAGGGTGAATGCAAGGCTGGAGACACACTGCACATTCTGGTACAACGGTAGGACCTAGTAGAGCGATATACAGAGTTATAGACTTCCAATCTTTCATATATAtgaagattaatttaaaagagatttacaagaataaattatcttttaattaaattatattttgaatataaatacaaataaaaatctaatgctgctacaatataatacataataagcGAAAGTATATTTCAAAGTATATTTTAGAAGTGTATTCCACAATGATTGAGTATGATTCATGATTGAGTataataatcgaaaataaaaatttgtaccTTCCTTTTCTTCGGCATCTTTATCCCTTTCCTTAATGGTGCTGCCAGATCTCTCCGCCTGTGCCATCGCGTGATCGAAAAGATTAAAGACGCCTCATCGATGTAACCAAGCTTTATCGTCTAATTTGTAAATACCAGCACGCGTCCTTTGTCAACATTCACGACTCGCGATGGTCGGCCATATTGCTTGTTTATCATGTGTCCGGGATTCTCAACCTCAATCATGCTGTTCCTTCACGtttagaaatgtttttttccgCCATTTTTATCGTTAGAATACAAATGTAATTGCTATTCTCGTAATCGTGAAATTGTAAAAGCTGTAGGGTTGCTATAAGTTTAATCGCGTGCAGTGAAATACGTGTAATATAATTTCGTTTTCAAAACTTAGAAATCAATGATATATTAGTATGTAGGAATTTCGTAAAGTGTTCAACTTGCCGTCTTGACAAGTATGAATGGTACATATATAGGTTAtctatacattataaaaataattatttagaatctttaacataataatagcaataggataatatttttttccgagataaagaataattataacaaacgttatttaaatcatacatgcgtattaattttttatatatcgtaatataaaatagtaa
This genomic window from Linepithema humile isolate Giens D197 chromosome 5, Lhum_UNIL_v1.0, whole genome shotgun sequence contains:
- the LOC105672676 gene encoding E3 ubiquitin-protein ligase RNF146 produces the protein MAQAERSGSTIKERDKDAEEKEGPTVVPECAVCLQPCIHPARLPCSHIYCYLCVKGVANQSKRCPMCRQEIPPDFLEKPQLVEVEESQKELEHSEEEYHWFYEGRNGWWQYDQRTSNELETAYKQGKRTCELLIAGFLYIADFGSMFQLRRNDPSRRRRIKRDLYNVPRKGVAGLRLNVQDEEIVREIRGAERPASPASDSMGTGDGTNTPIPPSNTPQTPAGGTTSGDATPLNDRIDQRSDSLHQILEQMRSLVLREHLSLNNDYNALNSNNEFEEDTEDATIPDHLTFS